From one Reyranella humidisoli genomic stretch:
- the sseA gene encoding 3-mercaptopyruvate sulfurtransferase, which yields MEYARPDALVSTEWLAARLDAPDVRVVDGSFYLPAQKRDPKAEFAQQHIPGAVFFDIDEIADTTSPLPHMLPPPDKFSSRVRRLGLGDGNKIVIYDTTPMTGACRVWWMFRAMGYKDVAILNGGLPKWMNEGRPVTDDPTPPRERHFTARLNNALVRSVDDVFGLIDSKREQIVDARAANRFRGEVPEPRAGLRGGHMPGAFNLPYNELLDPATGTVLPADKLAARIAASGIDPSKKVTASCGSGVTACVIALGLYLTGAPEAAVYDGSWTEWGGRADTPIVTGP from the coding sequence ATGGAATACGCAAGGCCCGACGCCCTCGTCAGCACCGAATGGCTGGCCGCCCGCCTCGATGCGCCCGACGTGCGTGTCGTCGACGGCTCCTTCTACCTGCCAGCGCAGAAGCGCGATCCCAAGGCCGAATTCGCGCAGCAGCACATTCCCGGCGCCGTGTTCTTCGACATCGACGAGATCGCGGACACGACGAGCCCACTGCCGCACATGCTGCCGCCGCCCGACAAATTCTCCTCCCGCGTCCGCAGGCTTGGCCTGGGCGACGGCAACAAGATCGTGATCTACGACACCACGCCGATGACCGGCGCCTGCCGCGTCTGGTGGATGTTCCGCGCCATGGGCTACAAGGACGTGGCGATCCTCAACGGCGGCCTGCCCAAGTGGATGAACGAGGGACGGCCCGTCACAGACGATCCGACGCCGCCGCGCGAGCGCCACTTCACGGCCCGCCTCAACAACGCCTTGGTCCGCTCGGTCGACGACGTGTTCGGCCTGATCGACAGCAAGCGCGAGCAGATCGTCGATGCCCGCGCGGCCAACCGCTTTCGCGGTGAGGTTCCCGAACCACGCGCCGGCCTGCGCGGCGGCCACATGCCGGGCGCCTTCAACCTGCCCTACAACGAGCTGCTCGATCCGGCGACCGGCACGGTGCTGCCCGCCGACAAGCTCGCCGCGCGCATCGCCGCCTCCGGCATCGATCCGTCGAAGAAGGTCACGGCGAGCTGCGGCTCCGGCGTCACCGCCTGCGTGATCGCGCTCGGCCTTTATCTCACCGGCGCGCCCGAGGCCGCGGTCTATGACGGCTCCTGGACCGAATGGGGTGGACGCGCCGACACGCCGATCGTGACGGGCCCCTGA
- a CDS encoding valine--tRNA ligase, protein MLDKTYDPKEIEARRYPEWENAGAFRAHPESPKQPYCIVIPPPNVTGSLHMGHALDNTLQDVLIRWRRMKGDDVLWQPGTDHAGIATQMVVVRNLEQEGIGLAVEGAAKTDANKKLLNREEFLAKVWEWKAYSGGTITGQLRRLGASCDWSRERFTMDEGLSKAVLKVFVELYKQGLIYKDLRLVNWDPKMLTAISDLEVESREVKGHLWYFKYPIEGSPDEFIVVATTRPETMLGDTGIAVHPDDPKWKHLIGKHAVLPLVGRRIAIVGDEYSDPEKGSGAVKITPAHDFNDFEVGRRHNLEAINIFDKFARVNDEAPEKYRGLDRFDARKKIVAEMEELGLVEKIEPHTHAVPYGDRGGVPVEPYLTEQWYADAKKLAEAPLAAARDGRVKFVPERGREDFFRWMENIEPWCVSRQLWWGHQIPAWYGPNKKVFVALSEDEAREEARAHYGKDVALERDPDVLDTWFSSALWPFSTLGWPDQTPELAKYYPTSTLVTGWDILFFWVARMMMMGMHFMKDVPFRTVYLHGLVTDEKGQKMSKSKGNVIDPLELIDKYGADALRFTMTSLAASQAGRLRLAPARVEGARNFATKLWNATRFAEMNGAALPPGFDPATARLTVNRWMLGELARANQAIDKALTDFRLNEAATTLYEFVWGVVCDWYVELTKPIVQGADGSEKDETRAVTAFVLRETVKLMHPVMPFITEELWDKLGHRAEHGPLIGQPWPAPATVDAAADAEMGWLVKLISDIRSARAELNVPAGAKLRLLVIGGNDTTAARIETHRAAIERLARIEGVEAAASAPRASLQIVVGEATYALPVGEVIDLKAESARLQKEIKKLADEVGKIDAKLANAAFVARAPEEVVEEQRERRAQAEQTAARLSAALERLGA, encoded by the coding sequence ATGCTCGACAAGACCTACGACCCCAAGGAAATCGAGGCCCGCCGCTACCCCGAATGGGAGAACGCCGGTGCCTTTCGCGCCCATCCGGAGTCGCCGAAGCAGCCCTATTGCATCGTCATCCCGCCACCGAACGTCACGGGCAGCCTGCACATGGGCCACGCGCTCGACAACACGCTGCAGGACGTGCTGATCCGCTGGCGCCGCATGAAAGGCGACGACGTGCTGTGGCAGCCCGGTACCGACCATGCGGGCATCGCTACGCAGATGGTGGTGGTGCGAAATCTCGAGCAGGAAGGCATCGGCCTCGCGGTCGAGGGCGCAGCCAAGACGGACGCCAACAAGAAACTGCTGAACCGCGAGGAGTTCCTCGCGAAGGTCTGGGAGTGGAAGGCCTATTCCGGCGGCACGATCACAGGCCAGCTTCGCCGGCTCGGCGCCTCGTGCGACTGGAGCCGCGAGCGCTTCACCATGGACGAGGGCCTGTCGAAGGCCGTGCTCAAGGTGTTCGTCGAACTCTACAAGCAGGGCCTAATCTACAAGGACCTGCGGTTGGTCAACTGGGACCCCAAGATGCTGACCGCGATCTCCGACCTCGAGGTCGAATCGCGCGAGGTGAAGGGTCATCTCTGGTACTTCAAGTATCCGATCGAGGGCAGCCCCGACGAATTCATCGTGGTCGCCACGACGCGGCCGGAGACGATGCTGGGCGATACCGGCATCGCGGTTCATCCCGATGATCCCAAGTGGAAGCACCTGATCGGCAAGCACGCCGTGCTGCCGCTGGTGGGCCGCCGGATCGCGATCGTGGGTGACGAATATTCCGATCCGGAGAAGGGGTCAGGCGCGGTGAAGATCACGCCGGCGCACGACTTCAACGATTTCGAGGTCGGACGGCGGCACAATCTCGAGGCCATCAACATCTTCGACAAGTTCGCGAGGGTGAACGACGAGGCGCCCGAGAAGTATCGCGGCCTCGACCGGTTCGACGCCCGCAAGAAGATCGTGGCCGAGATGGAGGAGCTGGGGCTGGTCGAGAAGATCGAGCCGCACACCCATGCGGTGCCCTACGGCGACCGCGGCGGCGTGCCGGTCGAACCCTATCTCACCGAGCAATGGTACGCCGATGCCAAGAAGCTGGCCGAGGCGCCGCTGGCGGCGGCGCGCGACGGCCGCGTGAAGTTCGTGCCCGAGCGCGGGCGCGAGGATTTCTTCCGCTGGATGGAGAACATCGAGCCATGGTGCGTGTCGCGCCAGCTCTGGTGGGGCCATCAGATCCCGGCCTGGTACGGCCCGAACAAGAAGGTCTTCGTGGCATTGTCGGAGGACGAGGCCCGGGAAGAGGCGCGCGCGCATTACGGCAAGGATGTCGCGCTGGAGCGTGATCCCGACGTTCTCGACACCTGGTTCAGCTCGGCCTTGTGGCCGTTCTCGACGCTGGGCTGGCCCGACCAGACGCCGGAACTCGCGAAATACTATCCGACCAGCACGCTCGTCACCGGCTGGGACATCCTGTTCTTCTGGGTCGCCCGCATGATGATGATGGGCATGCACTTCATGAAGGACGTGCCGTTCCGCACCGTCTATCTGCACGGTCTCGTCACCGACGAGAAGGGGCAAAAGATGTCGAAGTCCAAGGGGAACGTGATCGATCCCCTGGAGCTGATCGACAAATACGGCGCCGACGCGCTGCGCTTCACCATGACATCACTCGCGGCCTCGCAGGCCGGCCGGCTGCGGCTGGCGCCGGCCCGCGTCGAGGGCGCGCGCAACTTCGCGACCAAGCTGTGGAACGCGACGCGCTTCGCCGAGATGAATGGGGCAGCCCTGCCGCCGGGCTTCGATCCGGCGACGGCGAGGCTCACCGTCAACAGGTGGATGCTGGGCGAACTGGCCCGCGCCAATCAGGCGATCGACAAGGCGCTCACCGACTTCCGGCTGAACGAGGCCGCCACGACGCTCTACGAATTCGTGTGGGGCGTGGTCTGCGACTGGTATGTCGAGCTCACCAAGCCGATCGTGCAGGGCGCGGATGGATCCGAGAAGGACGAGACGCGCGCCGTCACGGCCTTCGTGCTGCGCGAGACCGTGAAGCTCATGCACCCGGTGATGCCTTTCATCACCGAGGAGCTTTGGGACAAGCTCGGCCATCGCGCCGAGCACGGCCCGCTGATCGGCCAGCCCTGGCCCGCGCCGGCGACCGTCGATGCGGCGGCCGATGCCGAGATGGGCTGGCTGGTGAAGCTGATCTCCGACATCCGCTCGGCCCGCGCCGAACTCAACGTGCCGGCCGGCGCCAAGCTCAGGCTGCTGGTGATCGGTGGCAACGACACGACGGCAGCCCGTATCGAGACCCATCGTGCCGCCATCGAGCGGCTGGCCCGCATCGAGGGTGTCGAGGCCGCCGCGTCGGCACCCAGGGCATCGCTGCAGATCGTGGTTGGGGAGGCGACCTATGCCTTGCCGGTCGGTGAAGTGATCGATCTCAAGGCCGAAAGCGCGCGCCTGCAGAAGGAAATCAAGAAGCTCGCCGACGAGGTCGGGAAGATCGACGCCAAGCTCGCCAACGCCGCCTTCGTCGCACGAGCGCCCGAAGAGGTGGTCGAGGAACAGCGCGAGCGGCGCGCACAGGCCGAACAGACCGCCGCGCGGCTCAGCGCGGCGCTGGAACGGCTGGGCGCGTAG
- a CDS encoding TolC family outer membrane protein, whose product MRIRPSLKRARAAAACILAVGLGGASSAWSQSLIEALATTYNSNPDLLASRAILRQTDETLSQAVANWRPRVTLNVEYNKVEQDSYSQRTAPTFYALNGRFTTLQMVQPLFRGGKTIAETKQAQSNIQAQRAQLADTEQNVLLAAVTSYADLVQNIGIADARRNNVRVLVQQLDATRERFRVGELTITDVSQSEARLELAKADLVQAETNVRIAEAAFQRTIGKKPGRLGEIPLIGGLPSSEEEAIGLAMDAGPRAVTAAHRITAANYGVNSAVGDLLPQVNLVGALQQQFDLQVPNDKYYNYAVRVQAVIPIFQNGSEWSRIRSARELVGQRRNELDSARRAVAENVIRAWRQLDSSRSRVTSFESQVRANEVALNGVRQEALVGSRTTLDVLNAEQELLNSQVNLIQARHDVQVSYYGVLSGIGRLTARTLALPVEYYDEERYYKDVGSRWIGWGSSGESGTGIIPPSTSPAGVAGSAPAGSSGK is encoded by the coding sequence ATGCGTATCCGGCCCAGCTTGAAGCGCGCCCGCGCCGCGGCAGCGTGCATCCTGGCGGTCGGGCTCGGTGGGGCGTCGAGTGCGTGGTCACAGAGCCTGATCGAGGCGCTTGCGACCACCTACAACAGCAACCCCGACTTGCTGGCGAGCCGGGCCATCCTGCGCCAGACCGACGAGACGCTGTCGCAGGCGGTCGCCAACTGGCGCCCTCGCGTCACGCTGAACGTCGAGTACAACAAGGTCGAGCAGGATTCCTATTCGCAGCGCACGGCGCCGACCTTCTACGCGTTGAACGGCAGATTCACGACTCTGCAGATGGTCCAGCCGCTGTTCCGCGGCGGCAAGACGATCGCTGAGACCAAGCAGGCGCAGTCCAACATCCAGGCGCAGCGCGCCCAGCTCGCAGATACCGAGCAGAACGTCCTGCTGGCGGCCGTAACTTCCTACGCCGACCTCGTCCAGAACATCGGTATCGCCGATGCCCGCCGCAACAACGTGCGCGTGCTGGTGCAGCAGCTCGACGCGACCCGCGAGCGGTTCCGGGTCGGCGAATTGACGATCACCGACGTGTCGCAGTCCGAGGCGCGCCTCGAACTGGCCAAGGCCGATCTGGTCCAGGCCGAGACCAACGTCCGCATCGCCGAGGCGGCCTTCCAGCGCACGATCGGCAAGAAGCCGGGCCGGCTGGGCGAAATCCCGCTGATCGGCGGCCTGCCGTCGTCGGAAGAGGAAGCCATCGGCCTGGCGATGGATGCCGGCCCCCGCGCCGTCACGGCCGCCCACCGCATCACGGCCGCCAACTACGGCGTGAATTCGGCCGTCGGCGATCTGCTGCCGCAGGTCAACCTGGTGGGCGCCCTGCAGCAGCAGTTCGACCTGCAGGTCCCGAACGACAAGTATTACAACTATGCCGTCCGCGTTCAGGCGGTGATCCCGATCTTCCAGAACGGCAGCGAATGGTCGCGTATCCGTTCGGCGCGTGAGCTTGTCGGGCAGCGGCGCAACGAACTCGACAGCGCCCGCCGCGCGGTGGCCGAGAACGTCATCCGGGCCTGGAGACAGCTCGATTCTTCACGCTCGCGCGTGACGTCGTTCGAGTCGCAGGTTCGCGCCAACGAAGTCGCGCTGAACGGCGTGCGCCAGGAAGCGCTGGTCGGTTCGCGCACCACCCTCGACGTGTTGAACGCCGAGCAGGAACTGCTGAACTCGCAGGTCAACCTGATCCAGGCACGCCACGACGTGCAGGTGTCCTACTACGGCGTACTCTCGGGCATCGGCCGTCTCACCGCGCGCACGCTTGCCCTGCCGGTCGAGTATTACGACGAGGAGCGCTACTACAAGGACGTCGGCTCCCGCTGGATCGGCTGGGGCAGCAGCGGCGAATCGGGTACGGGCATCATCCCGCCGTCCACGTCCCCGGCAGGCGTCGCGGGGAGCGCCCCTGCCGGGAGCAGCGGTAAATGA
- a CDS encoding NUDIX domain-containing protein, with protein MPSVPLSGEKAELIERTVAFQGYFRIARYLFRHSLYQGGQSGEIKREVFERGQAAAVLPYDPIRDEVVLIRQFRAGSFVADRHPWSWEIVAGIIEEGETPADVARREAAEEASLQMLDLFPMHSVLLSPGASSETCTSFVGRVDATGAGGIFGLESENENILVKAMPFAEARALLDRGEIDNAVAVMGLQWLALHRDEMRDRWR; from the coding sequence ATGCCGTCCGTTCCCCTGTCCGGCGAAAAGGCCGAACTGATCGAGCGCACCGTGGCCTTCCAGGGCTATTTCCGCATCGCGCGCTACCTTTTCCGGCACAGCCTGTACCAGGGAGGCCAGAGCGGCGAGATCAAGCGCGAGGTCTTCGAGCGCGGTCAGGCCGCGGCCGTGCTGCCCTACGATCCGATCCGCGACGAGGTCGTCCTGATCCGGCAGTTCCGTGCCGGCTCCTTCGTCGCCGATCGCCATCCCTGGAGTTGGGAGATCGTCGCCGGCATCATCGAGGAGGGCGAAACGCCTGCGGACGTAGCCCGTCGCGAAGCGGCGGAGGAAGCGTCCCTGCAGATGCTCGATCTCTTTCCCATGCACAGTGTGCTGCTCAGTCCCGGTGCCAGCTCCGAGACCTGCACCAGCTTCGTGGGACGTGTCGATGCGACCGGTGCCGGTGGTATCTTCGGACTGGAATCGGAAAACGAGAACATCCTCGTGAAGGCCATGCCATTCGCCGAAGCGCGCGCCCTGCTCGACCGTGGTGAGATCGACAACGCCGTTGCAGTCATGGGTTTGCAGTGGCTCGCCCTGCATCGCGACGAGATGCGAGACCGCTGGCGGTAG
- a CDS encoding protein-L-isoaspartate O-methyltransferase family protein produces MTDFALARRNMVEGQLRPNRVNNAGLLAILADLPRERFLPEALRSVAYADDDVPLGNGRFMMEPMVLARLIQILQPQAEDKAMVVAAGLGYGAAILARLTKSVAAVETDAAMAAAARQTLSDLGLSGIEQVAGQAEQGAPADAPYDVILIEGAVREVPKAISDQLAEGGRLATVIADPSGALGVAHLFVKQGGVVSGRPLFDAGSPALPGFAPPARFTF; encoded by the coding sequence ATGACGGATTTCGCGCTCGCGCGCCGCAACATGGTGGAAGGCCAGCTCCGGCCCAACCGGGTCAACAATGCCGGATTGCTGGCGATCCTGGCCGACCTTCCGCGGGAGCGCTTCCTGCCGGAGGCGCTGCGCTCGGTCGCCTATGCCGACGATGACGTGCCCCTGGGCAATGGCCGTTTCATGATGGAACCGATGGTGCTGGCCCGCCTGATCCAGATCCTGCAGCCGCAGGCCGAGGACAAGGCGATGGTCGTGGCCGCCGGGCTGGGCTATGGCGCGGCGATCCTCGCGCGCCTGACCAAGTCGGTTGCCGCCGTCGAGACCGACGCCGCGATGGCCGCCGCCGCCCGGCAGACCCTGAGCGATCTCGGCCTTTCGGGCATCGAACAGGTGGCCGGTCAGGCCGAGCAGGGCGCCCCGGCCGATGCGCCCTACGATGTCATCCTGATCGAGGGGGCGGTCCGTGAAGTGCCGAAAGCCATCTCCGACCAGTTGGCCGAGGGCGGCCGGTTGGCGACCGTGATCGCCGACCCGAGCGGTGCACTGGGGGTGGCACATCTGTTCGTGAAGCAGGGCGGGGTCGTGTCCGGGCGGCCGCTTTTCGACGCCGGCTCGCCGGCACTGCCCGGCTTCGCGCCTCCCGCCCGTTTCACCTTCTGA
- a CDS encoding DUF2497 domain-containing protein, which produces MTDAKGGPNKEPSMDDILASIRKIISDDEARAQGAGPRPAVVPPVIVPPSMTSPSRTPSNEDVLLLTDIVEEPKSMSNVEPANPAEMPQPSTELAAPPKADALVGAGVAGVASSAFARLNQAVQDSVPAPAATNPGPSVGGQTIEELVKEMLRPMLKDWLDTNLPPMVERYVEREIARLTRR; this is translated from the coding sequence ATGACCGACGCCAAGGGCGGCCCAAACAAAGAGCCGTCGATGGACGACATCCTGGCGTCCATCCGCAAGATCATTTCCGACGACGAGGCCCGTGCGCAGGGTGCGGGCCCGCGGCCGGCCGTGGTGCCACCCGTGATCGTCCCGCCCTCCATGACGTCGCCGTCGCGTACCCCCTCGAACGAGGACGTTCTCCTTCTCACCGATATCGTCGAAGAGCCGAAATCCATGTCGAACGTAGAGCCCGCGAATCCAGCGGAGATGCCGCAACCGTCGACCGAACTGGCAGCCCCGCCGAAGGCAGATGCCCTGGTCGGCGCCGGGGTGGCGGGCGTCGCCAGTTCCGCCTTCGCGCGCCTGAACCAGGCCGTGCAGGACAGCGTGCCGGCTCCAGCGGCGACCAATCCCGGCCCGTCGGTCGGCGGGCAGACCATCGAGGAGCTGGTCAAGGAAATGCTGCGCCCGATGCTGAAGGACTGGTTGGACACCAACCTCCCGCCAATGGTCGAGCGCTATGTCGAACGCGAGATCGCGCGGCTGACCCGCCGCTGA
- a CDS encoding cysteine synthase A, whose protein sequence is MNVRSGFIDSIGNTPLIKLRAASEATGCNIYGKAEFLNPGGSVKDRAALAIIEDAEKSGRLRPGGVIVEGTAGNTGIGIALVANARGYRSVIVMPETQSQEKKDMLRLCGADLRLVPAAPYSNPNNYVRFSGRLAEELAAKEPAGAVWANQFDNTANRDGHYRTTGPEIWNQTEGKVDGFTCSVGSGGTLAGISRALKERNPDVKIALSDPMGSALFNWHTKGELKAEGNSVTEGIGQGRVTANLEGTQIDMAYQITDEEALPVLFDLIEHEGLVLGGSTAINIVGAMRLARELGPGKTVVTILCDGGSRYQSKLFNPAFLREKNLPLPRWMQ, encoded by the coding sequence ATGAACGTCCGTTCGGGTTTCATCGATAGCATCGGCAACACGCCGCTGATCAAGCTGCGCGCAGCCTCCGAGGCAACCGGCTGCAACATCTACGGCAAGGCGGAATTCCTCAATCCGGGCGGCTCCGTAAAGGACCGCGCGGCGCTCGCCATCATCGAAGACGCGGAAAAGAGCGGCAGGCTCAGGCCGGGCGGCGTCATTGTCGAAGGCACGGCCGGCAATACGGGCATCGGCATCGCGCTGGTGGCCAACGCACGCGGCTACCGCTCGGTCATCGTGATGCCGGAGACGCAGAGCCAGGAGAAGAAGGACATGCTGCGCCTGTGCGGCGCCGACCTCCGACTCGTCCCGGCAGCGCCCTATTCCAATCCGAACAACTATGTCCGTTTCTCGGGCAGGCTCGCCGAGGAACTGGCGGCCAAGGAACCGGCCGGCGCGGTCTGGGCCAACCAGTTCGACAACACCGCCAACCGCGACGGTCACTACCGGACGACCGGCCCCGAAATCTGGAACCAGACCGAGGGCAAGGTCGACGGCTTCACCTGCTCCGTCGGCAGCGGCGGCACCCTGGCCGGAATCTCGCGCGCGCTGAAGGAGCGCAATCCCGACGTCAAGATCGCGCTCAGCGATCCGATGGGTTCGGCCCTGTTCAACTGGCACACCAAGGGCGAGCTGAAGGCCGAAGGCAATTCGGTCACCGAGGGCATCGGCCAGGGTCGCGTCACGGCGAACCTCGAAGGCACGCAGATCGACATGGCCTACCAGATCACCGACGAGGAAGCCCTGCCCGTCCTGTTCGACCTGATCGAGCATGAGGGGCTGGTGCTGGGGGGCTCGACCGCCATCAACATCGTGGGCGCCATGCGCCTCGCGCGCGAGCTGGGGCCGGGCAAGACCGTCGTCACCATCCTGTGCGACGGCGGTAGCCGCTACCAGTCGAAGCTCTTCAATCCTGCTTTCTTGCGCGAAAAGAACCTGCCGCTGCCGCGCTGGATGCAGTGA
- a CDS encoding alanyl-tRNA editing protein: MVEELFRQDSYIREADAIVTAAEERGVRLDRSIFYPTGGGQPGDTGILRWDGGEAKIVDTVKADGGDVLHVLAPDAPRPEVGTKVHTTLDWERRYLHMRMHTAMHVMSSVIKGSVTGGQVGADKSRLDFNLDGEVPTKEWVTEEVNKLIALDRPVTPQWITDEELTARPELVKTMSVRPPMGAGRVRLLSIEGVDLQACGGTHVARTGEIGRIECTKIENKGKMNRRFIIALA; the protein is encoded by the coding sequence ATGGTCGAAGAACTCTTCAGGCAAGACTCCTACATTCGCGAAGCCGACGCCATCGTGACGGCAGCCGAGGAGCGCGGCGTGCGACTCGATCGCTCGATTTTCTATCCCACCGGCGGTGGACAGCCCGGCGATACCGGCATCCTGCGCTGGGACGGCGGCGAGGCGAAAATCGTCGACACGGTGAAGGCCGATGGCGGCGACGTGCTGCATGTGCTGGCGCCCGATGCGCCGCGGCCCGAGGTCGGCACAAAAGTTCACACCACGCTCGACTGGGAGCGTCGCTACCTGCACATGCGCATGCACACCGCGATGCATGTGATGTCTTCCGTCATCAAGGGAAGCGTCACCGGTGGCCAGGTCGGCGCCGACAAGAGCCGCCTCGACTTCAACCTCGACGGCGAGGTGCCGACCAAGGAGTGGGTTACCGAGGAGGTCAACAAGCTGATCGCGCTCGACCGACCGGTGACGCCGCAATGGATCACCGACGAGGAGCTGACGGCACGGCCTGAGCTGGTGAAGACGATGAGCGTGCGACCGCCGATGGGCGCGGGCCGCGTGCGGCTGCTCTCGATCGAGGGCGTCGACCTGCAGGCCTGCGGCGGCACCCATGTCGCGCGGACCGGCGAGATCGGCCGCATCGAATGCACCAAGATCGAGAACAAGGGAAAGATGAACCGGCGCTTCATCATCGCGCTGGCCTGA
- a CDS encoding ribokinase, translating into MSRVVVCGSLNMDVVVQSARLPERGETIVGAEVSFLPGGKGLNQAIASARLGVPTAMVGTVGNDAFANSLRGFLADNDVDSTGVIEVDGPATGVALIQVADGDNSITVASGANMHFDASMLNHEPQRDEVWVAQFETPVAATWEILARAREAGARTVLNLAPFVEHPADLLQSVDVAVLNEIELSQATGTRLDASSSPESVAAACGVLRDRGARAVIATLGERGAVVVTATGVDTISAFPTKVTDTTGAGDCFVGALASQLAAGRTPTEAARFASAAASCSVERLGAAPAMPTDQEVAARLAKA; encoded by the coding sequence ATGAGCAGGGTCGTCGTCTGCGGCAGCCTCAACATGGATGTCGTCGTGCAGAGTGCACGGCTGCCGGAGCGTGGCGAGACGATCGTGGGCGCGGAGGTCTCGTTCCTGCCCGGCGGCAAGGGCCTGAACCAGGCGATCGCCAGTGCACGCCTCGGAGTTCCGACGGCAATGGTCGGCACCGTCGGCAACGACGCTTTCGCCAACAGTCTTCGCGGTTTTCTGGCCGACAATGACGTCGACAGCACGGGCGTAATCGAGGTCGACGGCCCGGCAACAGGCGTCGCGTTGATTCAGGTGGCCGACGGGGACAATTCGATCACCGTCGCCTCGGGCGCCAACATGCATTTCGACGCCTCCATGCTGAATCACGAGCCGCAACGCGACGAAGTTTGGGTCGCCCAGTTCGAGACGCCGGTCGCCGCGACGTGGGAAATCCTCGCCCGCGCCCGCGAGGCCGGCGCGCGTACCGTCCTCAACCTCGCGCCCTTCGTCGAACATCCGGCCGATCTTCTGCAGTCGGTCGATGTTGCCGTCCTGAACGAGATCGAGCTCTCACAGGCGACGGGCACGAGGCTCGATGCGTCGAGTTCGCCGGAGAGCGTCGCCGCCGCCTGCGGCGTCCTGCGCGACCGCGGCGCGCGCGCCGTCATTGCGACGCTGGGCGAGCGCGGCGCCGTCGTCGTAACGGCGACGGGCGTCGATACCATCTCCGCCTTCCCGACCAAGGTCACCGACACGACCGGTGCCGGCGACTGCTTCGTAGGCGCCCTCGCCTCGCAACTGGCGGCCGGCCGCACGCCGACGGAGGCGGCACGCTTCGCGAGCGCCGCCGCCTCTTGCTCCGTCGAAAGACTCGGCGCGGCGCCGGCGATGCCGACCGACCAGGAAGTTGCGGCGCGGCTGGCGAAAGCCTAA